The proteins below come from a single Nocardiopsis gilva YIM 90087 genomic window:
- a CDS encoding glutamate--cysteine ligase, which produces MAIEFNASDRTTIGAEWELQLVDVNTRHLRQEAQQVLGALPSLSQTASPPLRHELMQCTIEVVTGICETVEEIKADLAANIKQITSVLEDRQLALACSGTHPLDDWRDQTTSPVQRYGELIEDLQWLARRILTFGVHVHVGVRSAEKAVPIVNALSKYLPHFLALTASSPFWSGHDTGLASARSVVFGALPTAGPPPLLPDWTTFEDYMETLLRAGTIRSIKEVWWDVRPHPDFGTIEIRMFDGIPTLREVGMAAALSQSLVRLFDQQLDRGYGLPSPPSWVVNDNKWRATRYGLDARVITDGHGTTVPLRDDLYELLHELEPVAARLGCAEDLDVAFEVLDKGAPYERQRAVIDQGGTLNDVVDALMAEFRAGVDGPWPSSGGGAGERGAEHGDTGGNADRDQPSRNRGPSHART; this is translated from the coding sequence GTGGCCATTGAATTCAACGCTTCTGACCGCACCACCATCGGTGCCGAGTGGGAATTGCAGCTCGTCGATGTGAACACCCGGCACCTCCGCCAGGAGGCCCAACAGGTCCTCGGAGCCCTTCCCAGCCTGAGTCAGACCGCCAGCCCGCCGCTGCGCCACGAGCTCATGCAGTGCACGATCGAGGTGGTCACCGGGATCTGCGAGACCGTCGAGGAGATCAAGGCCGACCTCGCCGCCAACATCAAGCAGATCACGTCGGTCCTCGAGGACCGCCAGCTGGCTCTGGCCTGTTCGGGCACCCACCCGCTGGACGACTGGCGCGATCAGACGACGTCCCCGGTGCAGCGCTACGGCGAACTGATCGAGGATCTCCAATGGCTCGCCCGGCGCATTCTCACCTTCGGCGTCCACGTGCATGTGGGGGTCCGTTCGGCGGAAAAGGCCGTTCCGATCGTCAACGCACTCTCGAAGTACCTGCCGCACTTTCTCGCGCTGACCGCCTCCAGCCCGTTCTGGAGCGGCCACGACACCGGTCTGGCATCCGCCCGATCCGTCGTATTCGGCGCGCTTCCCACGGCCGGTCCGCCACCGCTCCTGCCGGACTGGACCACATTCGAGGATTACATGGAGACGCTGCTGCGGGCGGGCACCATCCGCAGTATCAAGGAAGTGTGGTGGGATGTCCGCCCACACCCGGATTTCGGCACCATCGAGATCCGGATGTTCGACGGAATTCCCACTCTGCGCGAGGTCGGAATGGCGGCCGCGCTCTCGCAGAGCCTCGTTCGACTGTTCGACCAGCAGCTCGACCGCGGATACGGATTGCCCAGCCCACCCTCCTGGGTCGTCAACGACAACAAGTGGCGGGCCACCCGCTACGGGTTGGACGCACGGGTCATCACCGACGGGCACGGCACCACCGTGCCCCTGCGCGATGACCTGTACGAACTCCTGCACGAGCTGGAGCCGGTCGCCGCTCGGCTCGGCTGTGCCGAAGACCTCGACGTCGCTTTCGAGGTCTTGGACAAAGGCGCCCCGTATGAGCGCCAGCGTGCCGTGATCGACCAGGGAGGCACGCTCAACGACGTCGTGGACGCACTGATGGCGGAATTCCGAGCCGGAGTGGACGGCCCCTGGCCGAGCTCCGGGGGCGGGGCCGGAGAGCGCGGGGCGGAGCACGGCGACACCGGCGGAAACGCCGACCGAGATCAACCGTCGAGGAACAGGGGGCCATCGCATGCACGGACGTGA
- a CDS encoding Uma2 family endonuclease, whose translation MSVMTMGTSEPQQRPLTVEDLERMPDDGRRYELVGGRLDVSPAPVFVHSLVEGRLLYHLMTAAPKGHIVLPGAGINLNDAGTHHRIPDLLVTRKADVEKPYLTRPPLLAVEVLSPESVFRDNHTKRAEYAEFGIGSYWIFNPSTEKPGLLELRLTDGEYREVTQVFGEEVFATDAPFPMKVVPQHLVDEALDDWMESVGDN comes from the coding sequence ATGTCTGTCATGACCATGGGGACGTCGGAACCGCAGCAGCGACCGCTCACCGTCGAGGACCTGGAGAGAATGCCCGACGACGGCAGGCGGTACGAGCTGGTCGGCGGGAGGCTTGACGTGTCTCCCGCGCCGGTATTCGTTCATTCCCTTGTCGAGGGGCGGCTGCTGTACCACCTGATGACGGCGGCGCCCAAGGGGCACATCGTGCTCCCAGGAGCGGGAATCAACCTCAATGACGCCGGGACGCACCACCGGATCCCTGACCTTCTGGTGACGCGCAAGGCGGATGTGGAGAAGCCGTACCTTACCCGGCCGCCTCTGTTGGCGGTGGAGGTTCTTTCACCCGAGAGCGTGTTCCGCGACAACCACACCAAGCGTGCTGAGTACGCCGAGTTCGGGATCGGGTCGTACTGGATCTTCAACCCGTCGACCGAGAAGCCGGGCCTGCTCGAACTGCGTCTCACGGACGGTGAATACCGTGAGGTGACACAGGTGTTCGGCGAAGAGGTCTTCGCGACCGATGCTCCCTTCCCGATGAAGGTCGTGCCTCAGCACCTTGTCGATGAGGCGCTTGATGACTGGATGGAATCGGTCGGAGACAACTAG
- a CDS encoding NAD(P)H-quinone dehydrogenase — MTKVVIIGGGPGGYEAALVATQLGAEVTVVDRDGIGGACVLTDCVPSKTMIATSVRSTYVRESAKLGLNVGAEPAGPCSVKVDIGTVNARVKRLAQAQSDDTAARVVKEGVEIVPGEGRLVDPRIVAVGDQRLRADVVLVSTGAHPRELPNAKPDGDRILTWRQLYDLDTLPEKLIVVGSGVTGAEFANAYQALGSEVTLVSSRDHVMPTQDVDAAKVLEGVFRRSGMTVLANSRAESVTNTGDGVHVTFSDGREIEGSHCLMTVGMIPNTANIGLEETGVRLDKGGFVQVDRVSRTSTPGVYAAGDCTGVNMLASVAAMQGRIAMWHALGEAVSPLKLSTVASTVFTHPEIAAVGASEEDVRSGKVDARIVTLPLDTNPRAKMNNSKDGFIKLICRQQTGIVLGGVIVGPRASELILGVSIAVQQRLTVDEIAHTFAVYPSLSGSVTEAARSLMQASPE, encoded by the coding sequence GTGACGAAGGTCGTGATCATCGGAGGCGGGCCAGGTGGCTACGAGGCGGCTCTGGTCGCAACGCAGCTGGGCGCCGAAGTGACGGTCGTGGACCGTGACGGTATCGGCGGAGCCTGTGTGCTGACGGACTGCGTACCGTCCAAGACCATGATCGCCACGTCCGTCCGCTCCACCTACGTCCGGGAGTCCGCGAAGCTGGGCCTCAACGTGGGCGCCGAGCCGGCGGGGCCGTGCAGCGTCAAGGTCGACATCGGCACCGTCAACGCGCGCGTCAAGCGGCTGGCCCAGGCGCAGTCCGACGACACCGCCGCCCGCGTGGTCAAGGAGGGCGTCGAGATCGTCCCGGGCGAGGGTCGCCTGGTCGACCCGCGCATCGTCGCGGTCGGCGACCAGCGCCTGCGCGCCGATGTCGTCCTCGTCTCGACCGGCGCCCACCCGCGCGAGCTGCCCAACGCCAAACCCGACGGCGACCGCATCCTGACCTGGCGCCAGCTCTACGACCTCGACACGCTGCCCGAGAAGCTCATCGTGGTCGGCTCGGGTGTCACCGGCGCCGAGTTCGCCAACGCCTACCAGGCGCTGGGTTCCGAGGTCACCCTGGTCTCCTCCCGCGACCACGTCATGCCGACGCAGGACGTCGACGCCGCGAAGGTGCTCGAGGGCGTGTTCCGGCGCAGCGGCATGACCGTTCTCGCCAACAGCCGCGCCGAGTCGGTCACCAACACCGGCGACGGCGTCCACGTGACCTTCTCCGACGGCCGCGAGATCGAGGGCAGCCACTGCCTGATGACCGTCGGCATGATCCCCAACACCGCCAACATCGGGCTGGAGGAGACCGGAGTCCGGCTCGACAAGGGCGGGTTCGTGCAGGTCGACCGGGTCTCGCGGACCTCCACACCGGGCGTGTACGCGGCCGGCGACTGCACCGGGGTGAACATGCTCGCCTCGGTCGCCGCCATGCAGGGCCGGATCGCGATGTGGCACGCGCTCGGCGAGGCCGTCTCACCGCTGAAGCTGTCGACCGTCGCCTCGACCGTGTTCACCCACCCCGAGATCGCCGCGGTGGGCGCCAGCGAGGAGGACGTGCGCTCCGGCAAGGTCGACGCGCGCATCGTCACCCTGCCGCTGGACACCAACCCGCGGGCGAAGATGAACAACAGCAAGGACGGGTTCATCAAGCTGATCTGCCGTCAGCAAACCGGTATCGTGCTGGGCGGCGTCATCGTCGGCCCCCGGGCCAGCGAGCTCATCCTGGGCGTGTCCATCGCGGTGCAGCAGCGCCTCACCGTCGACGAGATCGCCCACACCTTCGCGGTCTACCCGTCGCTGTCCGGCAGCGTGACCGAGG
- a CDS encoding YihY/virulence factor BrkB family protein, with product MASLLETVKDTVKDKARHYGHLAMETYWAARRRRPAFDHAVRAVERYGDRHGSAFAASVTYFAFLSFFPLLALAFALVGYLVEFHADLRQYLELAIEEMLPGLSEQLPIDEIARARTGAGSIGLLGLLYAGLGAVAALREALHQIWLKDVRSGPNIVLAKLYDVAVLIVVGVGLLATVALTSVAQAATAWLLSWVGLDDSLAAIVSTRVLGLAIAIGVNLLIFLMLFSRLSGTRRPWRLLWRGALMAAVGFEALKAAGALLISNTLGNPVYASFAVVVGLLVWINLVMRLVLFCAAWTATWLAVPPPYQGNVPMGMGVGIAAGAWGGGSGAARAGHGNGGDAGRDIPDGATPRVPGRDGGARALGPEAGAEAPARFRAVRAALRRAALPAVVLTCLAALAVWVRKHRGSAQSTR from the coding sequence ATGGCATCGTTGCTGGAAACGGTCAAGGACACGGTCAAGGACAAGGCCCGGCACTACGGCCACTTGGCCATGGAGACCTATTGGGCCGCGCGTCGCCGGCGGCCCGCCTTCGACCATGCCGTGCGCGCCGTGGAGCGTTACGGCGACCGCCACGGCAGCGCCTTCGCCGCCTCGGTCACCTACTTCGCCTTCCTGTCCTTCTTCCCGCTGCTGGCGCTCGCGTTCGCGCTGGTCGGCTACCTCGTGGAGTTCCACGCCGACCTGCGCCAGTACCTGGAGCTCGCCATCGAGGAGATGCTCCCGGGCCTGTCCGAGCAGCTGCCCATCGACGAGATCGCGCGGGCCCGTACCGGAGCGGGGAGCATCGGTCTGCTCGGCCTTCTCTACGCCGGCCTCGGTGCGGTCGCGGCGCTGCGCGAGGCGCTGCACCAGATCTGGCTGAAGGACGTCCGCTCCGGCCCGAACATCGTGCTGGCCAAGCTCTATGACGTGGCCGTGCTGATCGTCGTCGGTGTCGGCCTCCTGGCCACGGTGGCGCTGACCAGCGTCGCGCAGGCCGCCACCGCATGGCTGCTCTCGTGGGTCGGCCTGGACGACTCGCTCGCCGCCATCGTCTCGACGCGCGTGCTGGGGCTGGCCATCGCCATCGGCGTGAACCTGCTCATCTTCCTGATGCTGTTCTCCCGCCTCTCGGGGACGCGGCGTCCCTGGCGGCTGCTGTGGCGCGGCGCGCTCATGGCCGCCGTCGGGTTCGAGGCGCTCAAGGCCGCGGGGGCGCTGCTGATCAGCAACACGCTCGGAAACCCCGTCTACGCGTCGTTCGCGGTGGTCGTGGGCCTGCTGGTGTGGATCAACCTGGTGATGCGGCTGGTCCTGTTCTGCGCCGCGTGGACCGCGACCTGGCTGGCCGTTCCGCCGCCCTACCAGGGAAACGTGCCGATGGGGATGGGGGTGGGGATTGCCGCTGGTGCGTGGGGCGGCGGGAGCGGCGCCGCCCGCGCCGGCCACGGAAACGGAGGCGATGCTGGAAGAGACATCCCTGACGGAGCCACGCCGCGGGTGCCGGGTCGGGATGGAGGTGCCCGCGCCCTCGGGCCAGAAGCGGGCGCGGAGGCCCCCGCCCGGTTTCGGGCCGTCCGCGCCGCCCTGCGTCGCGCCGCCCTCCCGGCGGTGGTGCTCACCTGCCTCGCCGCCCTCGCCGTGTGGGTACGCAAGCACCGGGGGTCGGCACAGAGCACGCGTTGA
- a CDS encoding PH domain-containing protein, with translation MKPFTAPLSRVLGWVWIGVVVLLLIDLLVNGGGRTAVVAAAVLLCTVGATYVLWLRPRVAAQEDGVRVVNPLRETFVPWAAFTWADVTDVLRIHAGGQVIRSWPLRETKRAVVRDNLRRAGSDGGPILEEESDDPRELRPVNLVARQLREEAQRRKAEPTAAAADDSGALSTVWSPDALVALGVPVLLLVAALLVG, from the coding sequence GTGAAGCCCTTCACCGCTCCGCTGTCGCGGGTCCTGGGCTGGGTCTGGATCGGCGTGGTCGTCCTGCTGCTGATCGACCTGCTGGTGAACGGCGGCGGCCGCACCGCGGTGGTCGCGGCCGCCGTCCTGCTGTGCACGGTGGGCGCGACCTACGTGCTGTGGCTGCGCCCGCGCGTGGCAGCGCAGGAGGACGGCGTGCGCGTGGTGAACCCGCTGCGCGAGACGTTCGTGCCGTGGGCGGCCTTCACCTGGGCCGATGTCACCGACGTGCTGCGGATCCACGCCGGTGGCCAGGTCATCCGGTCCTGGCCGCTGCGGGAGACCAAGCGCGCCGTGGTGCGCGACAACCTGCGCCGCGCCGGGTCGGACGGCGGTCCGATCCTGGAGGAGGAGAGCGACGACCCGCGCGAGCTGCGGCCGGTCAATCTGGTCGCCCGCCAACTGCGCGAGGAGGCGCAGCGGCGGAAGGCCGAGCCGACCGCCGCGGCCGCGGACGACTCGGGCGCGCTGTCGACGGTGTGGTCGCCTGACGCGCTGGTCGCGCTCGGTGTGCCGGTGCTGCTGCTGGTCGCGGCGCTGCTGGTCGGGTGA
- the galE gene encoding UDP-glucose 4-epimerase GalE, whose protein sequence is MRVLVTGGAGYIGSVVAARLLEAGHAVAVIDDLSTGHRDAVPDGCTFVEGCIRDRAAEVLGDVARYGRTDAVLHFAARSVVPESVRRPELYWTGNVGASLALLEAMRAADVRRIVFSSTAAVYGEPEEVPIRECAAVRPTNPYGASKAAVDAALAEHARMHGLGAVSLRYFNVAGAHGRHGERHATETHLIPIVLQVARGLRDSVAVYGEDYATADGSCVRDYIHVTDLADAHLRALEYCVPGAHRVFNLGNGAGFSVREVIEVCREITGHPIPAVPAPRRAGDPAVLVASAERARAELGWEPRLPELRDIVADAWAFHTAQDGRDERDARAGAPG, encoded by the coding sequence GTGAGGGTTCTGGTGACCGGCGGCGCCGGGTACATCGGCAGCGTCGTGGCGGCACGCCTGTTGGAGGCCGGACACGCGGTGGCCGTCATCGACGACCTGTCCACCGGCCATCGCGACGCCGTTCCCGACGGGTGCACGTTCGTCGAGGGATGTATCCGGGACCGTGCGGCCGAGGTGCTCGGAGACGTCGCGCGGTACGGCCGCACCGACGCGGTGCTGCACTTCGCCGCCCGCTCCGTCGTCCCGGAGTCCGTGCGCCGCCCCGAGCTGTACTGGACCGGAAACGTCGGCGCCTCGCTCGCGCTGCTGGAGGCGATGCGCGCGGCAGACGTGCGCCGGATCGTCTTCTCCTCGACGGCCGCCGTCTACGGCGAGCCCGAGGAGGTCCCCATCCGCGAGTGCGCCGCGGTGCGCCCCACCAACCCCTACGGGGCGTCGAAGGCCGCGGTCGACGCCGCGCTGGCCGAGCACGCCCGGATGCACGGCCTGGGCGCGGTGAGCCTGCGCTACTTCAACGTCGCCGGTGCACACGGACGCCACGGGGAGCGACACGCCACCGAGACCCACCTGATCCCCATCGTGCTGCAGGTCGCGCGCGGCCTGCGGGATTCGGTCGCGGTGTACGGCGAGGACTACGCCACCGCCGACGGCAGCTGCGTGCGCGACTACATCCACGTCACCGACCTCGCCGACGCCCACCTGCGCGCGCTGGAGTACTGCGTGCCAGGTGCGCACCGCGTCTTCAATCTCGGCAACGGTGCCGGGTTCTCGGTGCGCGAGGTCATCGAGGTCTGCCGCGAGATCACCGGCCACCCCATCCCGGCGGTCCCCGCACCGCGCCGCGCCGGAGACCCGGCGGTGCTCGTCGCCTCGGCCGAGCGCGCCCGGGCCGAGCTGGGGTGGGAACCACGCCTACCTGAACTTCGGGATATCGTCGCCGACGCGTGGGCCTTCCACACGGCCCAGGATGGTCGAGACGAGCGGGACGCACGGGCCGGCGCCCCGGGATGA
- a CDS encoding purine-nucleoside phosphorylase, with the protein MIRTADAKELAAQAADELKSRSGADGYDAVVVLGSGWADAADYLGTPDIDLDVIDLPGFAAPTAAGHSTKVRSMWVGAKRVAVFLGRVHLYEGFDAMQVAHAVRTGVAAGAGTVVLTGSAGSLRADFAVGQPIVVRDHINLTATSPLAGPDFVDLSDAYTERLRELAHTSDATLAEGVYATVPGPQFQTPAELGMLRASGADLVGQSIALETIAAVEMGAEVLALAMISNDAIGGVYEPFNQERALEAVRQRSPRLGELLNTILMRL; encoded by the coding sequence GTGATACGGACCGCCGACGCGAAGGAGCTGGCGGCCCAAGCGGCGGATGAGCTGAAGTCCCGTAGCGGTGCCGACGGCTACGACGCCGTTGTCGTGCTCGGATCGGGCTGGGCGGATGCCGCCGACTATCTGGGGACACCGGACATCGACCTCGACGTGATCGACCTTCCGGGGTTCGCCGCTCCGACGGCGGCGGGCCACTCCACCAAGGTGCGGAGCATGTGGGTCGGCGCCAAACGCGTCGCCGTGTTCCTCGGCCGCGTCCACCTGTATGAGGGATTCGACGCGATGCAGGTCGCGCACGCGGTCCGCACCGGCGTCGCGGCAGGCGCCGGCACGGTCGTCCTCACCGGGTCGGCCGGGTCGCTGCGCGCCGACTTCGCCGTGGGTCAGCCGATCGTGGTACGCGACCACATCAACCTCACCGCGACGTCACCGCTGGCCGGTCCGGACTTCGTGGACCTGAGCGACGCCTACACGGAGCGGCTGCGCGAGCTCGCCCACACCTCGGACGCGACACTGGCCGAGGGCGTGTACGCGACCGTGCCCGGCCCGCAGTTCCAGACCCCGGCGGAGCTGGGGATGCTGCGCGCGTCCGGCGCCGACCTGGTGGGCCAGTCCATCGCGCTGGAGACCATCGCGGCCGTGGAGATGGGCGCCGAGGTGCTGGCGCTGGCGATGATCAGCAACGACGCGATCGGCGGGGTTTACGAGCCCTTCAACCAGGAGCGGGCGCTGGAGGCCGTGCGCCAGCGGAGTCCGCGGCTGGGCGAGCTGCTGAACACGATCCTGATGCGGCTGTAG
- a CDS encoding galactokinase: MDTLRRLLKPFATARRRNAAEAAEEWRVSAQVDDDALSAAFTEAYGTPPTGIWRAPGQANLMGTHTDAVGGLVLPVAVPWGVSVALQPTADGTVEARSIQRPGEAVRFTTAEVDAATTARAAITGWGRNVAAVFSAAREAGHLDASAGARIMLDSDLPVGAGLSSSAALHCATLLALAEAHDISDLSKDRRGMAGLARRAATEFIGAPTGAMAHNAPLRCKEGHALFLDCRTEGGRNVPLPLDEAGLRLLVIDTRVRPRPSDAAHIAATRRTECERGARQLGVETLRDVEDLASALDRLKQLALRKRVQHVVTEIHRVNAAVGLMRAKALPEIGAVLTASHFSLRDQFEVSCPELDLAVETAVHAGARGAKMTGNGLGGSAIALVAEEKVGGVREGVSAAFADKGFQAPEFRIALPSSGAGPTR; this comes from the coding sequence GTGGACACACTGCGGCGGCTGCTGAAGCCCTTTGCGACCGCGCGTCGGCGGAATGCCGCCGAGGCGGCCGAGGAGTGGCGGGTGAGCGCCCAGGTCGACGACGACGCGCTGTCCGCCGCCTTCACCGAGGCCTACGGCACCCCGCCGACGGGAATCTGGCGCGCGCCCGGCCAGGCCAACCTCATGGGCACGCACACCGACGCCGTTGGCGGGCTGGTCCTGCCCGTGGCCGTGCCGTGGGGTGTGTCGGTGGCCCTGCAGCCGACCGCGGACGGAACGGTCGAAGCACGCAGCATCCAGCGCCCGGGGGAAGCGGTCCGGTTCACCACCGCCGAGGTGGACGCGGCCACCACCGCCCGCGCGGCGATCACCGGCTGGGGCCGAAACGTCGCGGCGGTGTTCTCGGCGGCCCGCGAAGCCGGACACCTCGATGCGAGCGCGGGAGCCCGGATCATGCTCGACTCCGACCTCCCGGTCGGGGCCGGACTTTCCTCGTCGGCCGCACTGCACTGCGCGACGCTGCTGGCCCTGGCCGAGGCCCACGACATCAGCGACCTGTCCAAGGACCGGCGCGGCATGGCCGGACTCGCCCGTCGCGCGGCCACCGAATTCATCGGCGCCCCCACCGGGGCCATGGCGCACAACGCGCCACTGCGCTGCAAGGAAGGGCACGCCCTGTTCCTGGACTGCCGTACCGAGGGCGGTCGCAACGTCCCCCTGCCGTTGGACGAAGCGGGACTGCGCCTCCTCGTCATCGACACCCGCGTCCGTCCCCGCCCCAGCGACGCGGCACACATCGCCGCGACTCGACGCACCGAATGCGAACGTGGGGCACGGCAGCTGGGCGTCGAAACCCTTCGCGATGTCGAGGACCTGGCTTCCGCTCTTGACCGTCTGAAGCAGCTGGCGCTGCGGAAGCGCGTCCAGCACGTGGTCACTGAGATCCACCGCGTCAACGCCGCCGTCGGCCTGATGCGCGCGAAGGCCCTCCCCGAGATCGGCGCGGTCCTCACGGCCTCCCACTTCTCCCTGCGCGACCAGTTCGAGGTGTCCTGCCCCGAACTCGACCTCGCCGTGGAAACCGCCGTCCACGCAGGCGCCCGCGGCGCCAAGATGACCGGCAACGGCCTCGGTGGCAGCGCCATCGCCCTCGTCGCCGAGGAGAAGGTGGGCGGGGTGCGCGAGGGCGTGTCCGCAGCGTTCGCCGACAAGGGCTTCCAGGCACCGGAGTTCCGGATCGCCCTGCCATCCTCGGGTGCCGGTCCGACGCGTTAG
- a CDS encoding M20 family metallopeptidase, translated as MHGRDLPDQLTAFLARHEREFVEFRRDLHMHPELAFAEHRTTQRLVDRLRRAGLAPKVLPQGTGLICDIGSDDGPTVALRADLDALPLTDEKDVPYRSTVPGAAHACGHDVHTTVVLAAGLFLAQQARAGALPGRVRLLFQPAEELPGGAREVINAGGIDGVDRVFALHCDPRLLSGQVGLRVGPITAACDQLMVRLSGAGGHTARPHLTTDLVYALGKVVTELPAALSRRVDPRAGFSLVWGRISAGSAPNAIPDDGVAEGTVRCLDDDAWHAAPDIIKELVESVVAGYGATADLDYRRGVPPTVNEASSVRMLRAACAQTLGPESVASTPQSLGGEDFAWYLEHVPGAMARLGTHPPTASGPMLDLHQGAFDVDEGAICTGVQLMAAAALTALWECARPGSDETVEDAALA; from the coding sequence ATGCACGGACGTGACCTGCCAGACCAGTTGACCGCCTTTCTGGCCCGGCACGAGCGCGAATTCGTGGAATTCCGGCGAGACCTGCACATGCACCCGGAACTCGCCTTCGCCGAGCACCGCACCACCCAGCGGCTGGTGGACCGCCTCCGGCGCGCCGGCCTGGCGCCCAAGGTCCTCCCGCAGGGCACCGGACTGATCTGCGACATCGGCTCCGACGACGGGCCGACGGTGGCGCTGCGGGCCGACCTCGACGCCCTGCCGCTCACCGACGAGAAGGACGTGCCCTACCGCTCGACCGTGCCGGGCGCCGCCCACGCCTGCGGACACGACGTGCACACCACCGTCGTCCTCGCCGCCGGCCTCTTCCTGGCCCAGCAGGCCAGGGCCGGTGCCCTCCCCGGCCGCGTGCGGCTGCTGTTCCAGCCGGCGGAGGAGTTGCCCGGAGGGGCGCGTGAGGTCATCAACGCGGGCGGGATCGACGGCGTCGACCGCGTCTTCGCCCTGCACTGCGACCCCCGGCTGCTGAGCGGTCAGGTCGGCCTGCGCGTCGGCCCCATCACCGCCGCCTGCGACCAGCTGATGGTGCGGCTGTCGGGCGCGGGCGGCCACACCGCCCGGCCGCACCTCACCACCGACCTCGTCTACGCGCTCGGCAAGGTGGTCACCGAGCTGCCGGCCGCGCTGTCCCGCCGGGTGGACCCGCGCGCCGGGTTCAGCCTGGTGTGGGGGCGCATCAGCGCGGGGTCGGCGCCCAACGCGATCCCCGACGACGGTGTCGCCGAGGGCACGGTGCGCTGCCTGGACGACGACGCCTGGCACGCGGCCCCCGACATCATCAAGGAACTGGTCGAGTCCGTGGTGGCCGGTTACGGCGCAACGGCCGACCTCGACTACCGCCGGGGCGTCCCGCCCACCGTGAACGAGGCCTCCAGCGTGCGGATGCTGCGCGCCGCCTGTGCGCAGACCCTGGGCCCGGAGTCGGTGGCGTCCACGCCGCAGAGCCTCGGCGGTGAGGACTTCGCCTGGTACCTGGAGCATGTTCCCGGCGCGATGGCGCGGCTGGGCACGCACCCACCGACCGCCAGCGGGCCCATGCTCGATCTGCACCAGGGCGCGTTCGATGTCGACGAGGGCGCCATCTGCACCGGTGTCCAGCTCATGGCCGCCGCCGCGCTGACCGCCCTGTGGGAGTGCGCCCGGCCCGGCAGCGATGAGACGGTGGAGGACGCCGCCCTGGCCTGA
- a CDS encoding adenosine deaminase, whose translation MSHQLTLDQIRRAPKVLLHDHLDGGLRPETVVEIADATGYSALPTKDPVELGQWFRDASDSGSLERYLETFSHTVGVMQTREALIRVAAECAEDLAADGVVYAEVRYAPEQHLEAGLTLEQVVEAVLEGFQLGQERAAAQGRTIRVGTLLTAMRHAARSREIAELVVRYRDVGVVGFDIAGAEAGHPPTRHLDAFEYLRRENAHFTIHAGEAFGLPSIWEALQWCGADRLGHGVRIVDDIERMADGQTRMGRLARYVRDKRVPLEMCPSSNIQTGAATSIAEHPIGMLRSLRFRVTVNTDNRLQSGTTLSEEFARLCQAFDYGWDDLEWFTVNAMKSAFLPFDERLALINGHIKPGFAQLKWAD comes from the coding sequence ATGAGCCACCAGTTGACCTTGGACCAGATCCGACGCGCGCCGAAAGTTCTCCTGCACGACCACCTCGACGGCGGGCTGCGGCCTGAGACAGTCGTCGAGATCGCTGACGCGACCGGCTACTCCGCACTGCCCACGAAGGACCCCGTCGAACTGGGGCAGTGGTTTCGCGACGCCTCCGACTCCGGTTCCTTGGAGCGCTACCTGGAGACGTTCTCGCACACCGTCGGCGTGATGCAGACGCGCGAGGCGCTGATCCGGGTGGCGGCCGAGTGCGCCGAGGACCTCGCGGCCGACGGCGTCGTCTACGCGGAGGTCCGCTACGCCCCCGAGCAGCACCTGGAAGCCGGGCTGACCCTGGAGCAGGTCGTGGAAGCCGTCCTGGAGGGCTTCCAGCTGGGCCAGGAGCGCGCCGCCGCGCAGGGGCGCACGATCCGGGTGGGCACCCTGCTCACCGCCATGCGGCACGCCGCCCGCTCGCGGGAGATCGCCGAGCTGGTCGTGCGCTACCGCGACGTGGGCGTGGTCGGCTTCGACATCGCGGGTGCCGAGGCCGGCCACCCGCCCACGCGCCACCTCGACGCCTTCGAGTACCTGCGGCGGGAGAACGCCCACTTCACCATCCACGCGGGTGAGGCGTTCGGGCTGCCCTCCATCTGGGAGGCGCTGCAGTGGTGCGGCGCCGACCGGCTGGGGCACGGCGTGCGGATCGTCGACGACATCGAGCGGATGGCGGACGGCCAGACGCGCATGGGCCGTCTGGCGCGCTACGTGCGTGACAAGCGCGTGCCGCTGGAGATGTGCCCCAGCTCCAACATCCAGACCGGGGCGGCCACGTCGATCGCGGAGCACCCGATCGGCATGCTGCGCAGCCTGCGCTTCCGGGTCACGGTCAACACCGACAACCGGCTGCAGAGCGGCACCACACTGTCGGAGGAGTTCGCGCGGCTGTGCCAGGCGTTCGACTACGGCTGGGACGACCTGGAGTGGTTCACCGTGAACGCGATGAAGTCGGCGTTCCTGCCCTTCGACGAGCGGCTCGCTCTGATCAACGGGCACATCAAGCCGGGCTTCGCGCAGCTCAAGTGGGCCGATTAA